From Gammaproteobacteria bacterium, a single genomic window includes:
- a CDS encoding outer membrane protein assembly factor BamE translates to MNLTSQAPAFSRGVPDWITEQILTMRSQNLIFLALLPLILGACASFSFPYRTDVQQGNVITQDMMERLRTGMNQREVRYLLGSPLLRDPFHPDRWDYHYSLEKDGFLREQRRLTLYFNEETLARIEE, encoded by the coding sequence GTGAATTTGACTTCTCAAGCCCCCGCCTTTAGCCGTGGGGTTCCTGACTGGATTACCGAGCAAATTTTAACTATGCGTTCCCAGAACCTCATTTTTCTTGCCTTGCTCCCCTTAATTCTGGGTGCATGCGCCTCATTTTCTTTTCCCTATCGCACAGATGTCCAGCAGGGTAACGTAATTACTCAGGACATGATGGAACGCTTGCGAACCGGCATGAATCAACGCGAAGTGCGTTATTTACTAGGCTCGCCCTTACTCAGGGATCCTTTTCATCCCGACCGTTGGGACTACCATTACAGCCTTGAAAAAGATGGCTTTCTTCGTGAACAGCGTCGCCTAACTCTTTATTTTAATGAAGAAACTCTTGCGCG